In the Arthrobacter zhaoxinii genome, one interval contains:
- a CDS encoding inositol monophosphatase family protein, with protein sequence MMPLPDAADPLELLDVAREAAAAGAAVLARRSAGGLNPVNKSADGDWVTDFDTAAEAAVREVLARLRPHDTVLGEELEPAVPVHPSGIRWSIDPLDGTTNFIRGIVYYGTSVAAVNDDGEWLAGVVHAPALVRVYSAARGHGAWLAEHGSVRKLTGPDPQRVGKLLGTGFSYDAGVRSEQYAALAQLAGNFADVRRLGSAALDLCMVADGSLDAYIERGLNEYDYAAGALIAEEAGVPVQRPPQPANDAERLDAVTVAGAALLG encoded by the coding sequence ATGATGCCGCTGCCCGACGCGGCGGATCCGCTGGAACTGCTCGATGTGGCCCGCGAGGCGGCCGCAGCCGGTGCCGCTGTACTGGCGCGGCGCTCTGCCGGCGGCCTCAACCCGGTGAACAAGAGTGCCGACGGCGACTGGGTCACGGACTTCGACACCGCCGCCGAGGCAGCGGTCCGGGAAGTGCTGGCCCGCCTGCGCCCGCACGACACAGTGCTGGGGGAGGAGCTCGAACCTGCTGTTCCGGTGCATCCCTCCGGCATCCGCTGGTCCATCGATCCGCTGGACGGCACCACCAACTTCATCCGCGGCATCGTCTATTACGGCACCTCGGTGGCGGCGGTGAACGACGACGGCGAGTGGCTGGCCGGCGTCGTCCACGCTCCCGCGCTGGTGCGCGTGTATTCGGCGGCCCGCGGGCACGGTGCCTGGTTGGCCGAGCACGGCAGCGTCCGGAAGCTGACCGGTCCCGATCCGCAGCGGGTCGGAAAGCTGCTCGGCACCGGATTCTCCTATGATGCCGGCGTGCGATCCGAGCAGTACGCGGCTTTGGCGCAGCTGGCCGGGAACTTTGCCGATGTCCGGCGGCTGGGGTCTGCGGCCCTGGACCTGTGCATGGTGGCGGACGGTTCTCTGGACGCCTATATCGAGCGCGGTCTCAACGAATACGACTACGCAGCCGGTGCCCTGATTGCCGAGGAAGCCGGGGTGCCTGTTCAGCGTCCTCCGCAGCCTGCCAACGACGCCGAGCGGCTCGACGCCGTTACTGTCGCCGGAGCTGCGCTGCTGGGCTAG
- a CDS encoding aminoglycoside phosphotransferase family protein, which translates to METWHRNRLSARQAELVEAWLPGVRLVADLSWNLLDTAVLEVADAAERQRRYVVKAAGPSNHHIGREIDAHESWISVWSRQNRAPKLVHADRSENILVTEYLEGSLVEGTEAEYDPGTYQQAGCLLRIFHEQSARTDADYESRATAKALLWLERPHRISESHVARVRAILDGYRPKPVVLVPTHGDWQPRNWLMDGSELRVIDFGRYDFRPALTDLCRLAAQQWRPRSYLEAAFFEGYGTDFRDTELWNVALLREAVSTAAWAYQVGDPKFEEQGHRMLRDALGNFA; encoded by the coding sequence ATGGAAACCTGGCATCGGAACCGGCTGAGTGCGCGGCAAGCTGAACTTGTCGAGGCTTGGCTGCCGGGGGTACGTCTCGTTGCCGATCTCTCCTGGAACCTTCTGGATACCGCGGTCCTTGAAGTTGCCGACGCAGCCGAAAGGCAGCGCAGATACGTCGTCAAAGCTGCCGGGCCCTCCAACCACCACATAGGACGTGAGATAGACGCGCACGAGTCATGGATCAGCGTCTGGTCCCGGCAAAACCGTGCGCCCAAACTCGTCCACGCGGACCGTTCCGAGAACATCTTGGTCACGGAGTATCTGGAAGGGTCCCTCGTGGAGGGAACCGAAGCTGAATATGACCCGGGCACCTATCAGCAGGCCGGCTGTCTTTTGCGGATATTCCATGAGCAAAGCGCGCGCACTGACGCGGACTATGAGTCACGGGCCACTGCCAAAGCGTTGTTGTGGCTGGAGAGGCCTCACCGCATTTCCGAATCCCACGTTGCCCGGGTTAGGGCCATCCTCGACGGCTACCGGCCCAAGCCGGTGGTTCTCGTTCCAACCCATGGCGACTGGCAACCCCGCAACTGGCTCATGGATGGCAGCGAGCTGAGGGTCATCGATTTTGGTCGGTACGATTTCAGGCCGGCCCTGACCGATCTTTGCCGTCTGGCTGCGCAGCAATGGAGGCCTCGCAGTTATCTGGAGGCTGCCTTCTTCGAGGGGTATGGAACTGACTTCAGGGACACTGAACTCTGGAATGTGGCGCTGCTGCGCGAAGCTGTCTCCACCGCTGCGTGGGCTTACCAAGTCGGCGACCCTAAGTTTGAGGAACAAGGCCACCGGATGCTTAGGGATGCGTTGGGCAACTTCGCGTAG
- a CDS encoding HNH endonuclease signature motif containing protein → MQNLEAFDEQTVGEALSRVSHLMSWGQALHARLINRMGELFRDDRYTPSDRIEAGLAFSLAASECAAILNVPQVTGQRLLSEATSLCTSHTATLTGLEEGRLSYQHAQVILDQCQNVPTGALPEFEADLLAAAEGQTRSQFSARARRLREKRYPDTISKRHLTAFEQRKVILDREEDGMSCLSAYLRAAEAQQIYTALSTAARGEQAGGDSRSTDQLRADILAQLLMGSSRGLFTATTDQAGAPDEAETGSGGGSESAPERHAGPDEGIVPRAEIMVLINAETLFGADDQPAELHGYGPISAEAARRLARNAAGWTSLAQDPQTGEILGVGRRRKVPAGLRRWLRARDGTCRFPGCRVSTANSDVDHTVDWAQGGPTDHGNLEHLCRRHHRFKTLGYWKACQPVPGLIEWTSPTGRVYRTEPFLEMNLPGPALDRSGPPRPKDSGQDDSRQEQAPPF, encoded by the coding sequence GTGCAGAACCTTGAAGCCTTCGACGAGCAGACGGTCGGCGAAGCCCTGTCCCGGGTGTCACACCTGATGTCCTGGGGGCAGGCGCTGCATGCCCGTCTGATCAACCGCATGGGGGAGCTCTTCCGGGACGACAGGTATACCCCTTCCGATCGGATCGAAGCGGGGCTGGCGTTCAGCCTGGCAGCTTCCGAATGCGCGGCCATATTGAATGTTCCGCAGGTCACCGGTCAGCGGCTCCTCAGCGAAGCGACGAGTCTATGCACTTCCCATACGGCAACTCTGACCGGGCTGGAAGAAGGTCGCCTTTCCTACCAGCATGCCCAAGTAATACTGGATCAGTGCCAAAACGTTCCAACCGGGGCACTCCCGGAATTCGAGGCGGACCTGCTGGCAGCAGCGGAGGGCCAGACCCGGTCCCAGTTCTCCGCCCGGGCGCGCCGGCTGCGCGAGAAACGCTATCCGGACACCATCAGCAAACGGCATCTGACCGCGTTCGAGCAGCGCAAAGTCATTCTGGACCGGGAGGAGGACGGCATGTCCTGCCTGTCGGCTTACCTGCGGGCTGCGGAAGCGCAGCAGATTTACACCGCTCTCAGCACTGCGGCGCGGGGTGAGCAGGCTGGAGGCGACTCCCGGTCCACGGATCAGTTGCGTGCCGATATTCTGGCTCAGCTGCTGATGGGCAGCAGTCGGGGACTTTTTACCGCGACCACAGACCAGGCCGGAGCCCCAGATGAGGCCGAAACCGGCTCTGGAGGCGGCTCGGAAAGTGCTCCCGAGCGCCACGCCGGACCAGACGAGGGGATCGTCCCACGGGCGGAAATCATGGTGCTGATCAACGCCGAAACTCTCTTCGGAGCCGACGACCAGCCGGCCGAACTGCACGGCTACGGGCCCATCAGTGCAGAGGCGGCCCGCAGGCTGGCCCGCAACGCCGCCGGATGGACCAGCCTGGCCCAGGACCCGCAGACCGGAGAAATCCTGGGCGTGGGGCGGCGGCGAAAGGTCCCGGCCGGGCTAAGACGCTGGCTCCGGGCACGGGACGGAACCTGCAGGTTCCCCGGCTGCAGGGTCAGCACCGCAAATTCGGACGTCGACCACACCGTCGACTGGGCGCAGGGCGGCCCTACGGATCACGGAAACCTGGAGCATCTGTGCCGTCGTCACCACAGGTTCAAGACCTTGGGATATTGGAAGGCCTGCCAACCCGTGCCCGGCTTGATCGAGTGGACCTCACCGACCGGACGGGTCTACCGGACCGAGCCCTTCTTGGAAATGAACCTGCCGGGTCCGGCATTGGATCGGAGCGGACCTCCCAGACCGAAGGATTCAGGGCAGGACGATTCTCGGCAGGAACAGGCACCGCCATTCTGA
- a CDS encoding class I SAM-dependent methyltransferase: MVDTVYNEPRLVALYDEDNAGQWDTDFYAGLIGDEPLRIADVGCGTGSFAVRLALAGHMLTGIDPASGMLEAARSRDGGELVDWVQGTAADLPPGPFDAAVMTGHAFQCLLTEAEILETLIAVRSRLAPGGTFYFETRNPAAKAWLKWDSGNAGPSVSESSAGTLEVEWELISVDDQPDGALVTFEDRTVFRSDGERFVSRSTLKFVRAEVLKDLLDRAGFTYVDWYGDWEGGPFVEAESREIIVAARR, encoded by the coding sequence ATGGTTGACACGGTCTACAACGAGCCGCGGCTTGTAGCTCTCTATGACGAAGACAATGCCGGGCAATGGGACACCGACTTTTACGCGGGTCTGATCGGCGATGAACCGCTCCGCATCGCCGACGTCGGATGCGGCACCGGCAGTTTCGCCGTGCGCCTGGCGCTGGCGGGCCACATGTTGACCGGCATCGATCCGGCCTCCGGCATGCTGGAGGCGGCGCGGTCGCGCGACGGCGGCGAGCTGGTCGACTGGGTACAGGGCACCGCAGCAGATCTGCCTCCGGGTCCGTTTGATGCTGCGGTGATGACCGGGCATGCGTTCCAGTGCCTGCTTACCGAGGCCGAGATCCTCGAAACGCTGATAGCTGTTCGGTCCCGGCTGGCCCCAGGGGGAACCTTCTATTTCGAGACGCGGAACCCTGCGGCGAAAGCCTGGCTGAAGTGGGACAGCGGCAATGCCGGCCCGTCGGTCTCTGAATCTTCTGCGGGAACGCTCGAGGTGGAGTGGGAGCTGATCTCGGTGGACGACCAGCCCGACGGCGCGTTGGTCACCTTCGAGGACCGTACCGTCTTCCGGTCCGACGGCGAGCGGTTCGTCAGCCGCAGCACGCTGAAGTTTGTGCGGGCGGAGGTGCTGAAGGATCTGCTGGATCGGGCCGGGTTCACTTATGTGGACTGGTACGGCGACTGGGAGGGCGGCCCGTTCGTGGAAGCGGAGAGCCGGGAGATCATTGTGGCTGCCCGGCGGTAG
- a CDS encoding TraR/DksA family transcriptional regulator, with amino-acid sequence MPKKAPTAPPELDAAYFARLIDERMEHTREQITTLTAVIREVTLAAKDIPADDEHDPEGTTVSVERANEVALLAAAEASLIELMEARERLATDGYGICERCQNPIPAARLEIRPETRFCVECAAARRR; translated from the coding sequence ATGCCTAAAAAAGCACCCACGGCCCCGCCGGAACTCGACGCCGCCTACTTTGCCCGCCTGATCGACGAACGGATGGAACACACCCGGGAGCAGATCACCACGCTGACCGCGGTGATCCGGGAAGTCACGCTGGCAGCCAAGGACATCCCGGCGGATGACGAACACGATCCCGAAGGAACCACCGTGTCCGTGGAGCGCGCCAACGAGGTAGCTCTGCTGGCCGCAGCGGAAGCATCACTGATCGAACTGATGGAGGCGCGGGAACGCCTGGCCACGGATGGCTACGGAATCTGCGAACGCTGCCAGAATCCGATCCCGGCGGCACGGCTCGAAATCCGGCCGGAAACCCGCTTCTGCGTGGAGTGTGCAGCAGCCCGCCGACGGTAG
- a CDS encoding GNAT family N-acetyltransferase → MSITIRLATEADFDDIRRITREAYLHGNHIEADNPYVKELENVEDRAKHTELWVAELDGKVAASAAITYAGQPYTDIAVEGELEFRMLAVDPTLQRGGVGRAMVNAIVDYARNKDGIEAVSLTSMTTMLNAHALYLSCGFERVPERDWTVPGEDYILWVFRKAV, encoded by the coding sequence ATGAGCATCACCATCCGGCTTGCCACCGAGGCTGACTTTGACGACATCCGCCGGATTACCCGTGAGGCTTACCTGCACGGCAATCACATTGAGGCCGACAATCCCTACGTCAAGGAACTGGAAAACGTCGAGGACCGGGCCAAGCACACCGAGCTGTGGGTCGCCGAGCTCGACGGCAAGGTGGCAGCTTCTGCCGCCATCACCTATGCCGGCCAGCCCTACACGGACATCGCCGTTGAAGGCGAACTCGAATTCCGGATGCTCGCCGTGGATCCGACCCTCCAGCGCGGGGGAGTGGGCCGCGCAATGGTTAACGCCATTGTTGATTACGCCCGGAACAAGGACGGCATCGAGGCGGTCAGCCTCACCAGCATGACCACCATGCTGAACGCCCATGCCCTCTACCTGTCCTGCGGGTTTGAACGCGTTCCGGAGCGGGACTGGACCGTTCCCGGCGAGGACTACATTCTCTGGGTGTTCCGCAAGGCGGTCTAG
- the gatC gene encoding Asp-tRNA(Asn)/Glu-tRNA(Gln) amidotransferase subunit GatC — MSEINREAVAHLARLAHIEMTNDELDKMAGELDVIVDSIKSVSEVAGEDIPATSHPIPLVNVFREDVVGQTLTNEEALSGAPDNAAGRFKVPAILDEE; from the coding sequence ATGTCTGAGATCAATCGTGAGGCTGTGGCGCATCTGGCGCGGCTGGCCCACATTGAGATGACCAACGACGAGCTGGACAAGATGGCCGGCGAACTCGATGTCATCGTGGATTCGATCAAATCCGTAAGCGAAGTTGCCGGCGAGGACATCCCGGCAACCTCCCACCCCATCCCGCTGGTCAACGTTTTCCGTGAAGACGTTGTGGGGCAGACGCTGACCAATGAAGAAGCCCTGTCCGGCGCCCCGGACAATGCCGCCGGCCGCTTCAAGGTCCCTGCCATCCTGGATGAGGAGTAA